A genomic window from Fusarium oxysporum Fo47 chromosome X, complete sequence includes:
- a CDS encoding Alpha/Beta hydrolase protein, which produces MASPTTHPPSAGPKIQDLFPEAIISKITPAPEHPFYNYNGFEPSHRVLDVGHTRFPGRRPFGVRTTYDRDQAIVVRDGASLYADIFRPETSDTQPVPCILPWSPYGKTGTGPQNYDLMAPYRAGLALDRTSGYEKFEAPDPAEWAERDYAVVNVDARGCGHSDGVISFWGNQEAEDIYDIIDWLSRQPWCNGSVVMAGNSWLAIAQVNFASRLQHPALKAIAPWESFTDIYRHFIARGGRPHIPGFHKMIVEGFAGPEGREDVPAMLEKYPLYNDYWEAKRIPVEKIDNIPMYVVASYSSMLHPYGSFQTFRQAKTERKWLRVHPYQEWYDIYRPSISDELQRYFDAYCKPESTTGPEDWETSTPRVRLSLIGFEADGSPARTVIERPEQSYPLERQKLRTLYLNAETGELAHDKSIQETVKSYEGRSLHDQLTFATTFNTPTELAGYPKAVLYMSCPDHDDFDVVVQIRKIDNKGRQLSHLNYPCPVPIDQVPDVNTVKTLGPQGFLRASHHVSLDGVGGPVPSNDLSRYTDPLYSHRVREPITPDTVTRLEIPIWPIGMTFEAGEGIVLNVSGHDMCLPETEMCRLAEPEDENVGRHCVYTGGKYDSHLIIPVIKG; this is translated from the exons ATGGCCTCACCGACTACCCACCCACCAAGCGCCGGACCCAAGATCCAGGACCTGTTTCCTGAAGCCATTATCTCCAAAATCACTCCTGCACCTGAACACCCCTTCTATAACTATAACGGGTTCGAGCCAAGCCATCGAGTCTTGGACGTAGGTCATACCCGATTTCCTGGCCGCAGGCCATTTGGCGTGCGCACCACCTACGACCGAGATCAAGCCATCGTTGTCCGTGATGGCGCAAGTCTGTATGCCGATATCTTTCGCCCAGAAACATCCGATACGCAACCGGTCCCGTGTATACTCCCATGGAGTCCGTATGGCAAGACGGGCACTGGGCCACAGAACTACGACTTGATGGCTCCTTATCGCGCTGGTCTTGCACTCGACCGCACATCCGGCTATGAAAAGTTCGAAGCCCCGGATCCTGCTGAGTGGGCGGAACGCGACTATGCTGTTGTGAACGTCGACGCCCGCGGCTGTGGGCATAGCGACGGCGTTATTTCATTTTGGGGTAatcaagaggctgaggatATCTACGATATCATCGACTGGCTTTCTCGTCAGCCGTGGTGCAACGGCTCGGTCGTCATGGCAGGCAACTCGTGGTTAGCTATTGCTCAGGTCAACTTTGCCTCGAGATTACAGCATCCAGCTCTCAAAGCTATTGCACCTTGGGAGAGCTTTACTGATATCTACCGTCACTTTATTGCCCGAGGCGGTCGGCCACACATTCCGGGCTTCCATAAAATGATAGTCGAGGGATTTGCTGGCCCTGAAGGTAGGGAGGATGTCCCTGCCATGTTAGAGAAGTATCCTTTGTATAACGACTACTGGGAAGCAAAGAGAATAcctgttgagaagatcgataACATCCCCATGTATGTTGTGGCTTCTTATTCAAGCATGCTGCATCCGTATGGATCGTTTCAAACGTTCCGTCAAGCAAAAACGGAGCGTAAATGGCTCAGAGTTCATCCATACCAGGAAT GGTACGACATCTACCGCCCATCTATCTCGGACGAGCTTCAGCGATATTTCGACGCTTACTGCAAGCCCGAATCTACTACTGGTCCTGAAGATTGGGAGACTTCGACACCACGAGTAAGGCTTTCCCTTATCGGCTTCGAGGCAGACGGAAGCCCCGCAAGAACTGTCATTGAGAGACCTGAGCAAAGCTATCCTCTTGAGAGACAAAAGCTGCGAACTCTATACCTCAATGCTGAAACGGGAGAGCTCGCCCACGACAAGTCAATTCAAGAGACAGTCAAGTCTTATGAGGGGAGGAGTTTGCACGATCAGCTG ACTTTTGCAACAACGTTCAATACTCCTACAGAGCTAGCCGGTTACCCCAAGGCTGTACTGTACATGTCTTGTCCAGATCACGATGACTTCGACGTTGTTGTGCAGATCCGGAAGATCGATAATAAAGGCAGGCAAttatctcatctcaattATCCATGCCCAGTTCCGATTGACCAGGTTCCCGATGTAAACACAGTCAAGACCTTGGGTCCACAGGGTTTTCTTCGTGCTTCCCATCACGTATCACTAGATGGTGTCGGAGGACCTGTTCCTTCCAACGATCTCTCCAGATACACAGATCCATTGTACAGCCATCGTGTTCGAGAACCCATCACTCCAGACACTGTCACCCGTCTGGAGATTCCTATCTGGCCCATTGGTATGACCTTCgaagcaggagaaggaaTTGTGTTGAATGTGTCGGGCCATGACATGTGCTTGCCTGAGACAGAGATGTGTCGATTAGCAGAACCAGAGGATGAGAACGTTGGAAGGCATTGTGTCTACACGGGTGGGAAATACGATAGTCACTTGATCATTCCTGTCATCAAGGGTTGA
- a CDS encoding uncharacterized protein (expressed protein), which translates to MTSRGPWRLVTVNTAPERAKKLIGRVAETLKDRYDIQHVANCSSIDEVEDAVKEQQPNILFSASMWTAEESARIHQIARSVVPDIKLYGIPEGLQVKYGPDAIVQHLVENVPKVIEDTGAKPFACRICGRQFSRPDSVTRHQRTHTQVEQQQHRQQQQGQRQENDQRQQQEPQDVWPLSPSMSDYASIRSVTEQNQSISYEPVPGINTDSMFVDPALSSSELNVHLEWPDAEALLHSIVTFDWGSLTLPPGSMPAAQLRQQTAPQPNISYDVQSVDVGQTQDPEQLSPVNGSRDAIQSLSDMITSLSQNVTSAAKSLPELNPAFLDSCLQAYFSHFNIYFPILHRPTFVFRDCSPSLILNAIALGSLFIGTDDAVSEGEVLWRLAHTAVATAWTALLRHQGPYDSHRGVQLVLTALLGQCYAVMSENTDLKLTSQVFHSLGFNWANQNNLYRPSLSQQPALSAGEVSDERAWKEWAAEEVYHRALIGHYILDGHLSYLSGQPGAATLHATNSLRLSACSKAFEARDTQEWRLALDQEQSQGPTFSFSDIYHELFATIHPDNEVSPCLRSLNASLDVRVVLECLHALVRENREMQSSKSIVKIPTLPEVKQALVRVFQLLNDTWSFDDTERLELVIRWHFVCLDLLCNSIKLFDQICRHLQIDQHIFKTKNSGSDLKDSIQWIRGSTDAKCAFLHAVAIQHTVNQLPFNRTNTFWMPIPIFAASTIYSLFRLSGITSVSVPAVVHWESTLIDRPNIREASGSPEQDVSWKKTQIFLSSNWRRTNYALGPARNLPFEMKKIQTMMHGLAIQWGVAVEMETILSQLETLEPLED; encoded by the exons ATGACGTCCCGAGGTCCCTGGCGGTTGGTTACTGTCAACACAGCTCCCGAGAGGGCAAAGAAGCTCATAGGCCGCGTCGCCGAGACATTGAAAGATCGATATGATATTCAGCACGTTGCTAATTGCTCCT CCATCGATGAGGTGGAAGACGCGGTTAAGGAGCAACAGCCCAACATACTG TTTTCTGCTTCAATGTGGACTGCGGAAGAAAGCGCTAGGATACACCAGATTGCTCGTTCTGTAGTGCCCGACATCAAGTTGTATGGAATTCCCGAGGGATTGCAAGTCAAGTATGGTCCGGACGCCATAGTGCAGCATCTTGTAGAGAATGTCCCGAAGGTTATTGAAG ACACTGGCGCAAAACCATTTGCTTGCCGAATCTGTGGACGCCAGTTCAGCAGGCCTGATTCGGTGACGAGGCACCAACGAACCCATACTCAAGTcgagcaacagcagcaccgacagcaacaacaagGGCAACGGCAAGAGAATGACCAACGGCAACAGCAAGAACCGCAAGATGTCTGGCCCTTATCTCCTAGCATGTCGGACTATGCAAGCATCCGAAGCGTCACCGAACAGAACCAGAGTATCAGCTACGAGCCAGTGCCAGGTATAAACACGGACTCTATGTTTGTCGATCCTGCCTTGTCCAGCTCAGAGCTCAATGTACATCTGGAATGGCCCGATGCGGAAGCCCTCCTACACAGCATCGTCACATTCGACTGGGGCTCCTTAACCTTACCACCAGGCAGCATGCCAGCAGCTCAACTACGCCAACAAACGGCACCACAGCCCAACATTTCCTATGACGTCCAGTCAGTAGATGTCGGCCAGACCCAGGATCCTGAGCAACTATCGCCCGTCAATGGCTCCCGAGATGCAATTCAAAGCCTCAGTGACATGATAACAAGCCTT TCACAAAACGTCACCTCGGCCGCAAAGTCTCTACCAGAACTGAACCCAGCATTCCTCGATAGCTGTCTTCAGGCATACTTCTCCCACTTCAACATCTACTTTCCTATTCTCCATAGGCCAACATTCGTCTTTCGTGATTGCTCGCCGAGTCTAATACTAAATGCAATCGCACTGGGTTCATTGTTTATTGGCACAGACGATGCAGTTTCCGAG GGAGAGGTATTATGGAGACTGGCACACACCGCCGTGGCCACCGCT TGGACGGCGCTACTACGCCACCAAGGTCCCTACGATTCGCATAGAGGTGTCCAGCTTGTGTTGACCGCACTTCTTGGCCAATGCTATGCCGTGATGTCTGAG AATACAGATCTCAAACTTACTAGCCAGGTCTTTCATAGTCTGGGGTTCAACTGGGCAAACCAGAACAACCTATATAGGCCCTCATTATCGCAACAACCTGCCCTCTCTGCCGGAGAAGTCAGCGATGAGCGTGCTTGGAAGGAATGGGCTGCAGAAGAAGTCTATCATCGAGCGCTCATTGGTCACTACATTCTCGACGGCCACCTTAGCTACCTTTCAGGTCAACCAGGAGCCGCAACTCTACACGCAACAAACAGCCTCAGACTCTCAGCGTGCTCGAAAGCCTTTGAAGCTCGAGATACTCAAGAGTGGCGCCTGGCGTTGGACCAAGAGCAGTCCCAAGGTCCCACATTCTCTTTCAGTGATATCTACCATGAGCTCTTCGCCACTATCCATCCTGACAACGAGGTTAGCCCATGCTTGCGCAGCTTAAACGCATCACTCGATGTGCGTGTCGTGTTAGAATGCCTGCATGCTCTGGTCCGAGAGAACCGCGAGATGCAATCTTCGAAGTCTATTGTCAAAATTCCAACGTTACCCGAAGTGAAGCAGGCTCTGGTCCGGGTTTTCCAGCTTTTGAATGATACCTGGTCCTTCGATGATACTGAACGTCTAGAGTTGGTGATTCGCTGGCACTTCGTCTGTCTTGATCTACTCTGCAACTCAATAAAACTTTTTGATCAAATCTGTCGACATCTCCAAATCGATCAACATATTTTCAAAACAAAGAACAGCGGTTCAGATCTAAAAGACTCGATTCAGTGGATCAGAGGATCTACTGATGCCAAATGCGCCTTTCTACATGCTGTTGCTATTCAGCATACCGTCAATCAGCTTCCCTTCAATCGCACCAACACCTTCTGGATGCCGATCCCTATCTTCGCTGCTTCCACCATTTATTCACTTTTCCGTCTAAGCGGTATAACATCAGTCTCTGTTCCTGCTGTAGTACACTGGGAGTCTACACTGATTGATCGGCCAAACATTAGGGAAGCTTCAGGAAGCCCCGAACAGGATGTTTCTTGGAAAAAGACGCAGATCTTTCTTTCGTCCAATTGGAGAAGGACAAACTACGCTTTAGGACCCGCGCGCAATCTACCTTTCGAAATGAAAAAGATACAAACCATGATGCATGGACTTGCTATCCAGTGGGGGGTAGCTGTTGAGATGGAGACAATCTTGTCACAGCTGGAAACCTTGGAGCCCTTGGAAGATTGA